A single region of the Thioalkalivibrio nitratireducens DSM 14787 genome encodes:
- a CDS encoding tetratricopeptide repeat protein: MTGPRDHIEQGVRHHLAGELEAAASAYRAALELQTDNASAHNNLGFIYGQQQRWEEALRHLNRAVELAPGMAMAHSNLGQVLVARGAGEQGLKHLDRATELAPGEVQVWDNLARNRLHLGDAAGAVEAWQEAVRLVPGDPRLLTRLGTAMAACGLLDQAIDRFRSALEVEPRHVDAWVQLGITLFLRKDLGSAREALLQALALAPSDLSALRHLGLVQLACGEQRDALQTFDALYRLDARQLDNRLDLAVLLLSQGQAPDALAHLRELSEALAGNERVRFYLALALRETGNAEEAKELLAALTAAGGEYAERAAELLD; this comes from the coding sequence ATGACTGGCCCCCGCGACCATATCGAGCAGGGTGTGCGCCACCACCTCGCTGGTGAGCTGGAGGCGGCTGCCAGCGCGTATCGTGCGGCGCTGGAACTGCAGACGGACAACGCCTCCGCGCATAACAATCTCGGATTCATCTACGGCCAGCAGCAGCGCTGGGAAGAGGCGTTGCGCCACCTGAATCGGGCGGTCGAGCTGGCGCCCGGAATGGCCATGGCCCACAGCAACCTGGGCCAGGTCCTGGTGGCCCGGGGCGCGGGGGAGCAGGGCCTGAAGCATCTCGACCGCGCGACTGAGCTCGCGCCAGGCGAGGTGCAGGTCTGGGACAACCTCGCGCGCAATCGTCTGCACCTGGGTGATGCAGCCGGTGCCGTCGAGGCTTGGCAGGAGGCCGTGCGCCTGGTGCCGGGCGATCCCCGGCTGCTGACCCGCCTGGGCACGGCGATGGCCGCGTGCGGTCTGCTGGATCAGGCAATCGACCGCTTTCGGAGCGCGCTGGAAGTCGAACCCCGCCACGTCGACGCCTGGGTGCAGCTTGGCATCACCCTGTTCCTGCGCAAGGACCTCGGCAGTGCCCGGGAGGCCTTGCTGCAGGCGTTGGCGCTCGCGCCCAGCGACCTTTCAGCCTTGCGGCACCTGGGGCTGGTGCAGTTAGCCTGTGGCGAGCAGCGCGATGCGTTGCAGACCTTCGATGCGCTGTACCGCCTCGATGCCAGGCAACTCGACAACCGGCTGGACCTGGCCGTGCTGCTGCTGTCCCAGGGGCAGGCGCCCGACGCGCTCGCGCACTTGCGAGAGCTGTCGGAAGCGCTGGCCGGCAACGAGCGTGTTCGCTTCTACCTCGCGCTGGCCTTGCGCGAGACCGGGAACGCCGAAGAAGCAAAGGAATTGCTGGCCGCGCTGACGGCCGCCGGGGGCGAGTATGCGGAAAGGGCTGCGGAGCTTCTGGATTAG